A stretch of the Archangium violaceum genome encodes the following:
- a CDS encoding ferritin-like domain-containing protein translates to MLHYRSHPSCSLHVRQQQRGRGIRLELDLEFGSQKRLNEGIERCRSLADNGSREMLETILEDTEEHIDWREAQLELMKQVGETNSLAQQLKKESCSGRFGASARTALSRSPSEAGVPVRGSRSAALRRQATEVLWLTPAAPCLTCGSPARRWHAGCR, encoded by the coding sequence GTGCTCCACTATCGCTCTCACCCCTCCTGCTCCCTTCACGTTCGCCAACAGCAGCGCGGGAGGGGGATCCGCCTGGAGCTGGACCTGGAGTTCGGCTCGCAGAAGCGCCTCAACGAGGGCATCGAGAGGTGCCGCTCGCTGGCGGACAACGGCAGCCGCGAGATGCTGGAGACGATCCTCGAGGACACCGAGGAGCACATCGACTGGCGCGAAGCCCAGCTCGAGCTGATGAAGCAGGTAGGCGAGACGAACTCCCTCGCCCAGCAGCTCAAGAAGGAAAGCTGCTCAGGCCGGTTCGGGGCGTCGGCGAGGACAGCCTTGTCTCGGAGCCCCTCGGAAGCTGGAGTTCCTGTCAGGGGGAGCCGGAGCGCTGCACTCCGGCGCCAGGCGACGGAGGTACTCTGGCTGACTCCGGCGGCGCCCTGCCTGACGTGCGGCTCCCCTGCCCGACGCTGGCACGCCGGATGCCGGTGA
- a CDS encoding AraC family ligand binding domain-containing protein, whose amino-acid sequence MRVVHCADVVPGHRPDGRVVLPLLDLPVNVPVNQTAILFVEHPAHFTEGRHHHQSLHEIFYFLDAADYWVNGKLLHLQPGDLLVLEPNDVHGAMPVPHKVRLIVFHVPKVPGDKVDAPADARAAS is encoded by the coding sequence ATGCGTGTAGTGCATTGTGCGGACGTGGTGCCCGGTCATCGCCCGGATGGGCGGGTCGTTCTGCCCCTGCTCGACCTACCGGTGAACGTTCCGGTGAACCAGACGGCCATTCTGTTCGTCGAGCACCCCGCGCACTTCACCGAGGGAAGACATCACCACCAGTCGCTCCACGAGATCTTCTACTTCCTCGATGCGGCCGACTACTGGGTCAATGGCAAGCTGCTCCACCTTCAGCCCGGAGACCTGCTCGTGCTGGAACCCAATGACGTGCACGGCGCGATGCCGGTGCCACACAAGGTGCGGCTGATTGTCTTTCACGTACCGAAGGTGCCCGGCGACAAGGTCGATGCGCCCGCCGACGCACGTGCGGCCAGCTGA
- a CDS encoding aminoglycoside phosphotransferase family protein: MEVIVRNTMCPRHPDTHICVVDRMREAVLNGAISRITILSEGKETGACECASWPGMVKQTVPVDEEERSRTLAEALRCGVGNVLIFDCACNIRPEVLQTFANLTTATVLVTDPVDGGRSAKTAAGQEGRPSLLLDGLGTNDAGGYLGALLLTGEERPDLCAALEESDFLISWHGALARLSRRIRLRSAVFSRDIHGNETVVESRLAGGSYARTYLRLHAASGRRTVRKEAMGAGLGKLTEEIRWLRGLEDPASRHFPEVVDYRIEPYGVSMDLAYHHLPTLRRLILSGELDEAEAARWACRVLAVLKRDIHPSGQRPAPVDYVWRTHLRRIEERLAETASALPERQALWTADKVRVNGVWLKNVHDLVSTLARDQRALRILTPDRLVRTHGDPHFDNILIDRNNYRFFLIDPRGNDGYDVAYDLGKIWHSVNSMYDLIHDGHVRVEAQGEEINYTFTSPRMVAFYRRVRERVRTWLTATGWSQGDPYWMLKVRLAEAAHMCSVMPFHITRDRQDTVAIACYARGLELINSLYADLTSAPDPVDPWTERKDAAECV; the protein is encoded by the coding sequence TTGGAAGTCATCGTGCGCAACACCATGTGCCCGCGACACCCGGACACCCACATCTGCGTGGTGGATCGCATGCGCGAGGCAGTCCTGAATGGAGCCATCAGCCGAATCACGATCCTTTCCGAAGGAAAGGAAACAGGCGCCTGCGAATGCGCTTCGTGGCCGGGGATGGTGAAGCAAACAGTACCCGTGGACGAAGAGGAGCGCTCCCGAACACTGGCCGAGGCGCTGCGGTGTGGCGTCGGCAACGTCCTGATCTTCGACTGCGCCTGCAACATACGGCCGGAGGTCCTGCAGACCTTCGCCAACCTCACCACCGCCACCGTACTGGTGACCGACCCGGTGGATGGCGGCAGGTCGGCGAAGACCGCGGCCGGCCAGGAAGGCCGCCCCTCCTTGCTGTTGGACGGCCTCGGAACCAACGACGCCGGTGGCTACCTCGGGGCGCTCCTCCTGACGGGAGAGGAGCGGCCGGATCTGTGCGCCGCCCTCGAGGAGAGCGACTTCCTGATCTCCTGGCATGGAGCGCTCGCCCGCCTGTCACGCCGCATCCGACTCCGAAGCGCCGTGTTCTCCCGGGACATCCACGGGAACGAAACCGTCGTCGAGAGCAGGCTGGCCGGCGGCTCCTACGCCCGCACGTACCTGAGGCTGCACGCCGCGTCCGGGCGCCGTACCGTCCGCAAGGAGGCGATGGGCGCCGGCCTCGGCAAGCTGACCGAGGAAATCCGATGGCTGCGCGGCCTGGAAGACCCGGCGAGCCGGCACTTTCCGGAGGTGGTCGACTACCGCATCGAACCGTACGGCGTCTCGATGGACCTCGCGTACCACCACCTCCCCACGCTGCGCCGGCTCATCCTCTCTGGAGAGCTCGACGAAGCGGAAGCGGCGAGGTGGGCGTGCCGGGTACTCGCCGTGCTCAAGCGAGACATCCACCCCAGCGGCCAGAGACCCGCGCCCGTAGATTACGTGTGGAGAACCCATCTGCGCCGCATCGAGGAGAGACTCGCGGAGACCGCGAGCGCGCTTCCGGAGCGGCAGGCGCTGTGGACCGCCGACAAGGTGCGAGTGAACGGGGTGTGGCTGAAAAACGTCCACGACCTCGTCTCCACCCTGGCGCGCGACCAGAGGGCGCTGCGCATCCTGACGCCCGACCGGCTGGTGCGTACCCATGGAGACCCGCACTTCGACAACATCCTGATCGACAGGAACAACTACCGCTTCTTCCTGATCGACCCCCGAGGAAACGACGGCTACGACGTGGCGTATGATCTGGGAAAGATCTGGCACTCCGTCAACTCCATGTACGACCTGATTCACGATGGCCACGTGCGGGTCGAGGCGCAGGGTGAAGAGATCAACTACACCTTCACCTCACCGCGGATGGTGGCGTTCTATCGCAGGGTACGGGAGCGCGTTCGCACCTGGCTCACCGCCACCGGGTGGAGCCAGGGCGATCCCTACTGGATGCTCAAGGTGCGATTGGCCGAGGCCGCCCACATGTGCAGCGTCATGCCCTTTCACATCACCCGGGATCGCCAAGACACGGTCGCGATCGCCTGCTACGCACGCGGACTGGAACTGATCAACAGCCTCTACGCGGATCTGACGTCAGCCCCCGACCCGGTGGACCCGTGGACCGAAAGAAAGGATGCAGCCGAATGCGTGTAG
- a CDS encoding SDR family oxidoreductase, producing MSRKILVTGASGMLGSHVLAVLSAKNDVVGWSHSSDRAPLHRLDATNTRQVDQFFRTHKPEICVHCIASPDVLACERDPDMADRLNAQSTEHVARACTEHGAKLVYISTEYVFDGTAVDGYTEDSQPRPLQTYGRTKLRGEEHAAQVPHHLTVRLPVLYGGPVQGRKPTWIEAMLRSLEQGLPVELDDHFERQPTWSYDVAMVLARAIDEELEGILHVATQEGLTKFAWGVKLAEAAGLQSSLLRPANAPPEASGPLKPARPWLHTHRLQRLGIPPPPGVSERVAAYLRSLGGERKVRTS from the coding sequence ATGTCTCGAAAAATCCTTGTCACGGGTGCGAGCGGCATGCTCGGGAGCCACGTGTTGGCGGTGCTCAGCGCGAAGAATGACGTGGTTGGCTGGTCTCACAGCTCGGACCGTGCCCCTCTTCACCGGCTCGACGCGACCAATACCCGGCAGGTCGACCAGTTCTTCCGTACCCACAAGCCAGAGATCTGCGTGCACTGCATCGCGAGTCCCGACGTGCTGGCGTGCGAACGTGATCCCGACATGGCGGACCGGCTGAATGCGCAGAGCACGGAACATGTCGCGAGGGCCTGCACGGAGCATGGGGCGAAGCTCGTCTACATCTCCACGGAGTACGTGTTCGACGGCACCGCGGTGGATGGGTACACCGAAGACAGCCAGCCCCGGCCGCTGCAAACCTACGGAAGAACCAAACTGCGTGGGGAGGAGCACGCCGCCCAGGTTCCCCACCACCTGACGGTCCGCCTTCCCGTCCTCTATGGAGGACCGGTCCAGGGCCGCAAGCCAACATGGATCGAGGCCATGCTCCGGTCCCTGGAGCAAGGCTTGCCCGTGGAGCTCGACGACCACTTCGAGCGACAGCCGACATGGTCATACGACGTGGCCATGGTGCTGGCCCGCGCCATCGACGAGGAGCTCGAAGGCATCCTCCACGTGGCCACCCAGGAAGGCCTCACGAAATTCGCCTGGGGGGTGAAGCTGGCGGAGGCGGCGGGCTTGCAGTCCTCGCTGCTGCGTCCCGCCAACGCGCCGCCCGAGGCCTCGGGACCGCTGAAGCCCGCTCGCCCCTGGCTGCATACACACCGACTGCAGCGGCTGGGAATCCCCCCACCCCCCGGCGTCTCGGAACGTGTCGCCGCCTATCTTCGATCGCTCGGCGGAGAAAGGAAGGTGAGGACCTCCTGA